From Cucumis melo cultivar AY chromosome 1, USDA_Cmelo_AY_1.0, whole genome shotgun sequence, a single genomic window includes:
- the LOC127149983 gene encoding uncharacterized protein LOC127149983, with amino-acid sequence MRKCRIYVFDSMPNYVEQKLVDEALQMPARCIPSLAIAIGVNLHSDRFTYGPWPIRRSKATLQKGRSLDCGIFCAKFVECLVTASDLGCLTVPNMKLFRQQYVLELWANKYFC; translated from the coding sequence atgagaaaatgcaggatctacgtgttcgactcaatgccaaattatgttgagcagaaacttgttgatgaagctcttcaaatgcctgcacgatgcatcccctcactcgcgattgcaattggagtcaacctccattcagatcgtttcacatatggcccttggccaatacgcagatcgaaggccacattacagaaagggcgttcattggattgtggaattttctgtgccaaatttgttgaatgccttgtaactgctagtgaccttggttgtctaactgtgccaaacatgaaactgtttagacaacaatatgtgctggaactttgggccaataaatacttttgctaa
- the LOC127149866 gene encoding uncharacterized protein LOC127149866: MLRWVCQQSPKSQTISQVFDSPMFIIKAVIEMTPEEEQLKIASGELFENFRSSTIIQSKNGGSKRVREVVNDEDEFKKSKKQKSKIKMKKAIRNLQDRVAVVEGQLNTIKSDIDELKGLMSTILKHIGLQRKGDEGDHKVSEGLVDHTLESKDVDNAKTEDVDTGGTPNWLRMPKEDEHIEVKKKGDEDVLEKKVDIGLEEPIDVVDDEDVIEIEPFLTQRPHVRPARRKRASVYLSTPFTTLPKRSLTSTTSTSESEAIVYDPMHKILDVHLDRLRAWITDKRTDDELRETFHGKKSKAFFRDLFMCRRWLSDEHLDALFLFIRLKIKAAGIPSSQNFTTADTIFMRILVSKWPLYKECIKENRPFDWDEEYRLVDYVVGSKVDFQDPWASVDYVYSPFNVHGNHWVLLCLDLVSCQVKVWDSLPSLTTAEEMTNILLPIRQLVPKLLDSTGFFDRRGRSSTYKEPWPVVIVDSIPLQRNNCDCGVFAIKYFEYIAAGVGLDTLCQENMSYFRKQLAFQLWTNTPMY; the protein is encoded by the exons atgctgaggtgggtgtgccaacaatcaccaaagtcccaaactataagccaggtgtttgactcgccaatg tttataattaaggcggtcattgagatgacacctgaagaggagcaattgaaaattgcttcaggtgaactttttgaaaacttccgctcatctaccattattcagtcgaagaatggtggttcaaaaagagtacgagaagttgttaacgatgaagatgagttcaaaaagagtaagaaacagaagtccaagattaagatgaaaaaggctattcgaaatctccaagatcgagtagcggttgttgaaggccaacttaatactataaaatccgatattgacgaattgaagggcctgatgtcaaccatattgaagcacattggacttcaaagaaag ggtgacgaaggggaccacaaggtgtccgaaggcttagtagatcatacattagaaagtaaagatgtggataatgctaagaccgaagatgttgacacaggcggtacccctaattggttgaggatgccaaaggaggatgaacacattgaagttaaaaagaag ggtgacgaagatgtgttggagaagaaggttgatattggtttagaggagccaatagatgtcgttgacgatgaggacgtcatagagatagaaccatttctcactcaacgaccacacgttcggcccgcccgtaggaagcgtgcaagtgtttacctatcaaccccattcacaactctacctaaacggtctctgacatcaaccaccagcacctctgagtctgaagcaattgtttatgatcctatgcacaaaatacttgacgtccatttagatagacttcgagcttggattacagacaagcgtacagacgatgagctgcgtgaaacctttcatgggaaaaaatcgaaggcttttttcagagacttgtttatgtgtcgccggtggttgtcggatgag catttggatgcactttttcttttcattcgcttgaagattaaggcagccgggataccttcttctcagaacttcacaactgcagacacaatctttatg cgcattttagtttcgaagtggcccctatacaaagaatgtattaaagagaatcgcccgtttgactgggacgaagagtataggttggttgactatgttgtcgggtcaaaagtggacttccaagatccttgggcaagtgttgattacgtttactctccattcaatgtccatggcaaccattgggttctattatgcttggatttggtaagttgtcaagtgaaggtatgggattcgcttccgtcacttacaactgccgaagagatgacaaacatattactgcccattcgacagttggtgccaaagttgttagatagtactggcttctttgataggagaggtagatcatcgacatacaaggaaccttggccagttgtcattgttgactcaattccacttcaacgaaataattgtgattgtggcgtattcgcaattaagtattttgagtacatagctgctggtgttggtttagatacattatgtcaagaaaacatgtcatactttagaaaacaattagcatttcaattatggaccaacactcctatgtattga